Proteins co-encoded in one Populus trichocarpa isolate Nisqually-1 chromosome 10, P.trichocarpa_v4.1, whole genome shotgun sequence genomic window:
- the LOC18102644 gene encoding protein SHORT ROOT IN SALT MEDIUM 1 isoform X1, translating to MYSSRGSNAYGQQSYGAQSGYTQNLGTAYSGSSAGGHDGGSQHSLASRHSLILGGPQEADVGGYRGHASATAHYGSQYGAAYGSTAMSGAQQAPTLSAKGSGGLSLDSRGTYPSTLPDSPKFSSADYISSSSHGYGHKSDQLFAEKIPDYPAIDRRPYGERQGTYMGRDMQGDTATRYVDSVGFGHQHQPEIYERMDQASILRQEQLLKPQSLQSASLDGGARQIDYLAARGAASRHTTQDLMSFGGRIDADPRNSSLLSSSTYNGQHAPSILGAAPRRSVEDLLYPQSSSNPGYGVSLPPGRDYGTGKGLHGTSLESDYLGSHPRINERMDDRASYLREFELREEERRRELLREREKDREKERERERERERERERERERKRERERILERREKERERERERERERERKRGLEIRRERTPPRASMDRRGSSLLKEGRSLRRDSPSHEASHRRHSPVKEKRRDYVCKVGTFSLVDIERDFLSIDKRYPKLFASPEFSKVIVNWPKGNLKLSIHTPVSFEHDFVEDSSEAEKKDLSTTFLSQKFGKPENGSTVWNAKIILLSGLSKNALEELSSEKRCDDRVPHICNILRFAVLKRDRSFMAVGGPWDSADGGDPSIDDSVLIQTALRHAKDVTQLDLHNCRNWNRFLEIHYDRFGIDGFFSHREVTVLFVPDLSECLPSLDAWREQWLAHKKAVADREHQLSLKKERARKKEGEKDKGTDSARDSKKSAQMENVKESASSVINNKDKDGNYIKGKTTECRSGENDKKAEKKDEPETADEGKNVDKKDQGGAAGLQTAGTMKSGKKIIRRIVKQKVTNKTADSENSISKKNELADEGVEGNSGRSEISLEQSESPADTSGVKTFVRKKVIRKVPVGKSTQNKENDLQSEMKAGKDCTEDKPKNTSDTSTPIVTQGTGIKTTIKKKIIKKVLKRKLTGAGASGGTGDLKKDDKKDEEKVVQAGKETENTGEKTAETGNQEREAKDSEKKVIHNTKSKSPIAEKQASVPIFNKIKAVKEDEKEIDQKSSSGTKTEVKADRLKVAPKDSANSKGGKLKDDEKSKEEKKDKDGKEVREKRKPEEPPRHPGFILKTKGNKESKPRFLSLSLDSLLDYTDKDVEESTFELSLFAESLYEMLQYQMGSRLLTFLQKVRIKFVTKRNQYKRQREEIDEKEKEKEKEKEKEKEKDMDMDMDMDKESSRKRLKTSELPVKAKSANSEMSSADQPNDEKTVMEEDTSVDPINETKQEEESESEEDPEEDPEECEEMEDPEEYEEMDDAGHDSSNEQKDEGKTSRDAEHDEPLAGDEKDKAEEVAQDKTDIKDVESKAKSGADLSDKKDDKVKTEKTELSGKEAVIDKELLEAFRFFDRNRTGYIRVEDMRLIIHNLGKFLSHRDVKELVQSALLESNTGRDDRILYNKLVRMTGV from the exons atgtattcttCGAGAGGCAGTAATGCTTATGGCCAGCAATCTTATGGTGCCCAATCTGGCTATACACAAAAT cTGGGAACGGCATATTCTGGGAGCTCTGCTGGGGGGCATGATGGGGGCTCTCAACATTCACTGGCTTCTAGGCATTCATTGATTCTGGGTGGTCCTCAGGAAGCTGATGTTGGTGGATACAGAGGCCATGCTTCGGCCACAGCACATTATGGGAGCCAATACGGGGCTGCCTATGGCTCAACTGCCATGAGTGGTGCTCAACAG GCTCCCACATTGAGTGCCAAAGGGAGTGGAGGGTTGTCATTGGATAGTCGTGGCACCTATCCATCAACTCTGCCTGATTCTCCTAAATTTTCATCAGCTGACTATATCTCATCATCAAGTCATGGATATGGACACAAAAGCGATCAATTGTTTGCAGAAAAAATACCTGATTATCCAGCAATTGACAGACGACCATATGGTGAACGACAAGGTACATATATGGGGAGGGATATGCAAGGTGATACAGCTACACGATATGTCGATTCTGTTGGTTTTGGTCATCAACAtcag CCTGAGATTTATGAACGTATGGATCAAGCTTCAATTCTTAGACAAGAACAGTTATTGAAACCTCAGTCATTGCAATCCGCTTCTCTTGATGGAGGTGCCAG ACAAATTGACTATCTTGCAGCAAGAGGTGCTGCTAGTCGTCATACCACCCAAGATCTCATGTCTTTTGGAGGAAGAATAGATGCCGATCCTCGCAATTCTTCATTACTTAGTTCTTCTACGTACAATGGGCAACATGCTCCCTCGATATTGGGAGCAGCTCCTAGGAGAAGTGTTGAAGATCTATTGTATCCTCAAAGCTCATCAAATCCCGGATATGGAGTGAGTTTGCCTCCTGGAAGGGACTATGGCACTGGAAAAGGGCTCCATGGAACATCTCTTGAATCTGATTATCTTGGTTCTCATCCAAGGATTAATGAGCGCATGGATGACAGAGCTAGCTATCTTCGAGAATTTGAGCTAAGAGAGGAGGAGCGCCGTCGAGAACTTCTGCGTGAGAGGGAGAAGGATAGAGAAAAGGAACGAGAACGGGAACGTGAACGGGAACGAGAACGGGAACGGGAACGAGAAAGAAAGCGGGAAAGGGAGCGCATTTTGGAACGACGTGaaaaggagagggagagggagagggagagggagagggagcgAGAGCGGAAACGTGGACTCGAAATTAGGCGGGAGCGAACTCCACCAAGAGCTTCAATGGATCGACGTGGTTCCTCTTTGCTGAAAGAGGGGAGATCTTTACGACGTGATTCTCCAAGCCATGAAGCATCACATAG GCGTCATTCACCtgttaaagaaaaaaggagagatTATGTCTGCAAG GTTGGCACATTCAGTTTGGTGGATATAGAGAGGGATTTTCTATCAATTGATAAGAGATATCCCAAACTGTTTGCTTCTCCAGAATTTTCTAAG gtcATTGTGAACTGGCCAAAGGGAAACCTGAAACTTTCTATCCATACCCCTGTCAG TTTTGAGCATGATTTTGTTGAGGATAGCAGTGAAGCAGAAAAAAAGGATCTGTCCACGACGTTCTTGTCTCAAAAATTTGGAAAACCAGAGAATGGAAGCACTGTTTGGAATGCAAAG ATAATTTTGTTGAGTGGACTTAGCAAGAATGCTCTGGAGGAGCTCTCATCTGAGAAAAGATGTGATGATCGTGTACCCCATATTTGCAATATTCTTAGGTTTGCTGTCCTCAAAAGAGACCGTTCTTTTATGGCTGTTGGTGGACCATGGGATTCTGCTGATGGCGGTGATCCATCAATTGATGATTCTGTTTTAATTCAAACAGCCCTTAG ACATGCAAAGGATGTAACTCAACTTGATTTGCACAACTGCCGTAATTGGAACCGTTTTCTTGAG ATACATTATGATAGATTTGGCATTGATGGGTTCTTTAGCCACAGAGAGGTCACTGTTCTGTTTGTTCCAGATTTATCTGAATGTCTTCCTTCATTAGATGCATGGCGAGAGCAATGGCTTGCACACAAGAAGGCTGTTGCTGATAGAGAACATCAGCTTTCTTTAAAGAAAGAG AGGGCTAGAAAGAAGGAAGGGGAAAAAG ATAAAGGAACAGATTCTGCGAGAGATTCTAAGAAGTCGGCTCAAATGGAAAACGTCAAAGAGTCTGCCTCTTCTGTCATCAACAATAAGGATAAAGATGGAAATTACATAAAAGGTAAAACAACTGAATGCAGGAGTGGTGAAAATGATAAGAAAGCTGAGAAAAAAGATGAACCTGAAACAGCTGACGAAGGCAAGAATGTCGACAAGAAGGACCAGGGGGGGGCTGCTGGTTTGCAGACAGCTGGTACCATGAAGTCTGGAAAGAAGATCATACGGAGAATTGTGAAACAGAAGGTCACTAATAAGACAGCTGATTCTGAGAATTCTATCAGCAAAAAGAATGAACTGGCAGATGAGGGTGTTGAGGGAAACTCTGGAAGATCTGAGATCTCACTTGAGCAGAGTGAATCTCCTGCTGATACCTCCGGCGTTAAAacttttgtaagaaaaaaagttataagaAAGGTACCAGTGGGAAAATCTactcaaaataaagaaaatgacttGCAGTCTGAGATGAAAGCTGGGAAGGACTGCACTGAAGATAAACCAAAGAATACTTCAGATACCAGCACTCCTATAGTTACGCAAGGTACTGGTATCAAAAcaaccataaaaaagaaaataattaagaaagtaCTTAAAAGAAAGCTCACTGGTGCAGGAGCCAGTGGCGGGACTGGTGACCTTAAGAAAGATGACAAAAAGGATGAGGAAAAGGTTGTTCAGGCAGGTAAAGAAACAGAAAACACTGGGGAAAAAACAGCAGAAACAGGAAACCAGGAGCGCGAGGCAAAAGATTCAGAGAAGAAAGTAATTCATAACACCAAGTCAAAATCCCCAATTGCAGAGAAGCAAGCTAGTGTGccaatttttaacaaaatcaagGCTGTCAAGGAGGATGAAAAGGAAATTGACCAGAAAAGCAGCTCAGGGACTAAAACTGAAGTTAAGGCTGACAGGCTAAAGGTTGCCCCGAAGGATAGTGCTAATAGCAAGGGAGGAAAGTTGAAGGATGATGAAAAatcaaaggaagagaaaaaggaCAAGGATGGAAAAGAAGTTAGGGAAAAGAGAAAGCCTGAAGAACCTCCTAGACACCCTGggtttattttgaaaacaaaaggcaacAAGGAATCTAAA CCGCGTTTTTTATCACTTTCACTGGACTCACTTTTGGATTACACTGATAAGGATGTTGAAGAATCAACATTTGAG CTTTCACTATTTGCTGAATCTCTATATGAAATGCTTCAGTATCAAATGGGCTCTCGTCTTTTGACATTTCTCCAG AAGGTACGAATAAAATTTGTAACCAAAAGAAATCAATACAAGAGGCAGCGGGAGGAAATAGacgagaaggagaaggagaaggagaaggaaaaggagaaggagaaggagaaggacaTGGACATGGACATGGACATGGACAAGGAATCATCAAGAAAGCGCCTGAAGACTAGTGAGTTACCTGTGAAAGCTAAATCTGCAAACAGTGAAATGTCAAGTGCAGATCAGCCAAATGATGAAAAGACTGTCATGGAGGAGGATACTTCTGTCGATCCTATTAATGAGACAAAGCAGGAAGAAGAAAGTGAATCTGAGGAAGACCCAGAAGAAGACCCTGAAGAATGTGAAGAAATGGAGGATCCTGAAGAATATGAAGAAATGGATGATGCTGGACATGATTCATCTAATGAG CAAAAAGATGAGGGGAAG
- the LOC18102644 gene encoding protein SHORT ROOT IN SALT MEDIUM 1 isoform X2 yields the protein MYSSRGSNAYGQQSYGAQSGYTQNLGTAYSGSSAGGHDGGSQHSLASRHSLILGGPQEADVGGYRGHASATAHYGSQYGAAYGSTAMSGAQQAPTLSAKGSGGLSLDSRGTYPSTLPDSPKFSSADYISSSSHGYGHKSDQLFAEKIPDYPAIDRRPYGERQGTYMGRDMQGDTATRYVDSVGFGHQHQPEIYERMDQASILRQEQLLKPQSLQSASLDGGARQIDYLAARGAASRHTTQDLMSFGGRIDADPRNSSLLSSSTYNGQHAPSILGAAPRRSVEDLLYPQSSSNPGYGVSLPPGRDYGTGKGLHGTSLESDYLGSHPRINERMDDRASYLREFELREEERRRELLREREKDREKERERERERERERERERERKRERERILERREKERERERERERERERKRGLEIRRERTPPRASMDRRGSSLLKEGRSLRRDSPSHEASHRRHSPVKEKRRDYVCKVGTFSLVDIERDFLSIDKRYPKLFASPEFSKVIVNWPKGNLKLSIHTPVSFEHDFVEDSSEAEKKDLSTTFLSQKFGKPENGSTVWNAKIILLSGLSKNALEELSSEKRCDDRVPHICNILRFAVLKRDRSFMAVGGPWDSADGGDPSIDDSVLIQTALRHAKDVTQLDLHNCRNWNRFLEIHYDRFGIDGFFSHREVTVLFVPDLSECLPSLDAWREQWLAHKKAVADREHQLSLKKERARKKEGEKDKGTDSARDSKKSAQMENVKESASSVINNKDKDGNYIKGKTTECRSGENDKKAEKKDEPETADEGKNVDKKDQGGAAGLQTAGTMKSGKKIIRRIVKQKVTNKTADSENSISKKNELADEGVEGNSGRSEISLEQSESPADTSGVKTFVRKKVIRKVPVGKSTQNKENDLQSEMKAGKDCTEDKPKNTSDTSTPIVTQGASGGTGDLKKDDKKDEEKVVQAGKETENTGEKTAETGNQEREAKDSEKKVIHNTKSKSPIAEKQASVPIFNKIKAVKEDEKEIDQKSSSGTKTEVKADRLKVAPKDSANSKGGKLKDDEKSKEEKKDKDGKEVREKRKPEEPPRHPGFILKTKGNKESKPRFLSLSLDSLLDYTDKDVEESTFELSLFAESLYEMLQYQMGSRLLTFLQKVRIKFVTKRNQYKRQREEIDEKEKEKEKEKEKEKEKDMDMDMDMDKESSRKRLKTSELPVKAKSANSEMSSADQPNDEKTVMEEDTSVDPINETKQEEESESEEDPEEDPEECEEMEDPEEYEEMDDAGHDSSNEQKDEGKTSRDAEHDEPLAGDEKDKAEEVAQDKTDIKDVESKAKSGADLSDKKDDKVKTEKTELSGKEAVIDKELLEAFRFFDRNRTGYIRVEDMRLIIHNLGKFLSHRDVKELVQSALLESNTGRDDRILYNKLVRMTGV from the exons atgtattcttCGAGAGGCAGTAATGCTTATGGCCAGCAATCTTATGGTGCCCAATCTGGCTATACACAAAAT cTGGGAACGGCATATTCTGGGAGCTCTGCTGGGGGGCATGATGGGGGCTCTCAACATTCACTGGCTTCTAGGCATTCATTGATTCTGGGTGGTCCTCAGGAAGCTGATGTTGGTGGATACAGAGGCCATGCTTCGGCCACAGCACATTATGGGAGCCAATACGGGGCTGCCTATGGCTCAACTGCCATGAGTGGTGCTCAACAG GCTCCCACATTGAGTGCCAAAGGGAGTGGAGGGTTGTCATTGGATAGTCGTGGCACCTATCCATCAACTCTGCCTGATTCTCCTAAATTTTCATCAGCTGACTATATCTCATCATCAAGTCATGGATATGGACACAAAAGCGATCAATTGTTTGCAGAAAAAATACCTGATTATCCAGCAATTGACAGACGACCATATGGTGAACGACAAGGTACATATATGGGGAGGGATATGCAAGGTGATACAGCTACACGATATGTCGATTCTGTTGGTTTTGGTCATCAACAtcag CCTGAGATTTATGAACGTATGGATCAAGCTTCAATTCTTAGACAAGAACAGTTATTGAAACCTCAGTCATTGCAATCCGCTTCTCTTGATGGAGGTGCCAG ACAAATTGACTATCTTGCAGCAAGAGGTGCTGCTAGTCGTCATACCACCCAAGATCTCATGTCTTTTGGAGGAAGAATAGATGCCGATCCTCGCAATTCTTCATTACTTAGTTCTTCTACGTACAATGGGCAACATGCTCCCTCGATATTGGGAGCAGCTCCTAGGAGAAGTGTTGAAGATCTATTGTATCCTCAAAGCTCATCAAATCCCGGATATGGAGTGAGTTTGCCTCCTGGAAGGGACTATGGCACTGGAAAAGGGCTCCATGGAACATCTCTTGAATCTGATTATCTTGGTTCTCATCCAAGGATTAATGAGCGCATGGATGACAGAGCTAGCTATCTTCGAGAATTTGAGCTAAGAGAGGAGGAGCGCCGTCGAGAACTTCTGCGTGAGAGGGAGAAGGATAGAGAAAAGGAACGAGAACGGGAACGTGAACGGGAACGAGAACGGGAACGGGAACGAGAAAGAAAGCGGGAAAGGGAGCGCATTTTGGAACGACGTGaaaaggagagggagagggagagggagagggagagggagcgAGAGCGGAAACGTGGACTCGAAATTAGGCGGGAGCGAACTCCACCAAGAGCTTCAATGGATCGACGTGGTTCCTCTTTGCTGAAAGAGGGGAGATCTTTACGACGTGATTCTCCAAGCCATGAAGCATCACATAG GCGTCATTCACCtgttaaagaaaaaaggagagatTATGTCTGCAAG GTTGGCACATTCAGTTTGGTGGATATAGAGAGGGATTTTCTATCAATTGATAAGAGATATCCCAAACTGTTTGCTTCTCCAGAATTTTCTAAG gtcATTGTGAACTGGCCAAAGGGAAACCTGAAACTTTCTATCCATACCCCTGTCAG TTTTGAGCATGATTTTGTTGAGGATAGCAGTGAAGCAGAAAAAAAGGATCTGTCCACGACGTTCTTGTCTCAAAAATTTGGAAAACCAGAGAATGGAAGCACTGTTTGGAATGCAAAG ATAATTTTGTTGAGTGGACTTAGCAAGAATGCTCTGGAGGAGCTCTCATCTGAGAAAAGATGTGATGATCGTGTACCCCATATTTGCAATATTCTTAGGTTTGCTGTCCTCAAAAGAGACCGTTCTTTTATGGCTGTTGGTGGACCATGGGATTCTGCTGATGGCGGTGATCCATCAATTGATGATTCTGTTTTAATTCAAACAGCCCTTAG ACATGCAAAGGATGTAACTCAACTTGATTTGCACAACTGCCGTAATTGGAACCGTTTTCTTGAG ATACATTATGATAGATTTGGCATTGATGGGTTCTTTAGCCACAGAGAGGTCACTGTTCTGTTTGTTCCAGATTTATCTGAATGTCTTCCTTCATTAGATGCATGGCGAGAGCAATGGCTTGCACACAAGAAGGCTGTTGCTGATAGAGAACATCAGCTTTCTTTAAAGAAAGAG AGGGCTAGAAAGAAGGAAGGGGAAAAAG ATAAAGGAACAGATTCTGCGAGAGATTCTAAGAAGTCGGCTCAAATGGAAAACGTCAAAGAGTCTGCCTCTTCTGTCATCAACAATAAGGATAAAGATGGAAATTACATAAAAGGTAAAACAACTGAATGCAGGAGTGGTGAAAATGATAAGAAAGCTGAGAAAAAAGATGAACCTGAAACAGCTGACGAAGGCAAGAATGTCGACAAGAAGGACCAGGGGGGGGCTGCTGGTTTGCAGACAGCTGGTACCATGAAGTCTGGAAAGAAGATCATACGGAGAATTGTGAAACAGAAGGTCACTAATAAGACAGCTGATTCTGAGAATTCTATCAGCAAAAAGAATGAACTGGCAGATGAGGGTGTTGAGGGAAACTCTGGAAGATCTGAGATCTCACTTGAGCAGAGTGAATCTCCTGCTGATACCTCCGGCGTTAAAacttttgtaagaaaaaaagttataagaAAGGTACCAGTGGGAAAATCTactcaaaataaagaaaatgacttGCAGTCTGAGATGAAAGCTGGGAAGGACTGCACTGAAGATAAACCAAAGAATACTTCAGATACCAGCACTCCTATAGTTACGCAAG GAGCCAGTGGCGGGACTGGTGACCTTAAGAAAGATGACAAAAAGGATGAGGAAAAGGTTGTTCAGGCAGGTAAAGAAACAGAAAACACTGGGGAAAAAACAGCAGAAACAGGAAACCAGGAGCGCGAGGCAAAAGATTCAGAGAAGAAAGTAATTCATAACACCAAGTCAAAATCCCCAATTGCAGAGAAGCAAGCTAGTGTGccaatttttaacaaaatcaagGCTGTCAAGGAGGATGAAAAGGAAATTGACCAGAAAAGCAGCTCAGGGACTAAAACTGAAGTTAAGGCTGACAGGCTAAAGGTTGCCCCGAAGGATAGTGCTAATAGCAAGGGAGGAAAGTTGAAGGATGATGAAAAatcaaaggaagagaaaaaggaCAAGGATGGAAAAGAAGTTAGGGAAAAGAGAAAGCCTGAAGAACCTCCTAGACACCCTGggtttattttgaaaacaaaaggcaacAAGGAATCTAAA CCGCGTTTTTTATCACTTTCACTGGACTCACTTTTGGATTACACTGATAAGGATGTTGAAGAATCAACATTTGAG CTTTCACTATTTGCTGAATCTCTATATGAAATGCTTCAGTATCAAATGGGCTCTCGTCTTTTGACATTTCTCCAG AAGGTACGAATAAAATTTGTAACCAAAAGAAATCAATACAAGAGGCAGCGGGAGGAAATAGacgagaaggagaaggagaaggagaaggaaaaggagaaggagaaggagaaggacaTGGACATGGACATGGACATGGACAAGGAATCATCAAGAAAGCGCCTGAAGACTAGTGAGTTACCTGTGAAAGCTAAATCTGCAAACAGTGAAATGTCAAGTGCAGATCAGCCAAATGATGAAAAGACTGTCATGGAGGAGGATACTTCTGTCGATCCTATTAATGAGACAAAGCAGGAAGAAGAAAGTGAATCTGAGGAAGACCCAGAAGAAGACCCTGAAGAATGTGAAGAAATGGAGGATCCTGAAGAATATGAAGAAATGGATGATGCTGGACATGATTCATCTAATGAG CAAAAAGATGAGGGGAAG
- the LOC7481574 gene encoding NAC domain-containing protein 2, which translates to MQGKTNSEQLPPGFRFHPTDEELIMYYLRNQATSRPCPASIIPEVDIYKFDPWQLPEKADFGENEWYFFTPLDRKYPNGVRPNRATVSGYWKATGTDKAIHSGSKYVGVKKALVFYKGRPPKGTKTDWIMQEYRLNDSNKPASKQNGSMRLVLCRIYRKRHAIRHLEEKTENPVHAHLDVTPDNDAREQQMMKISGTCSLSRLLEMEYLGSISQLLSGDTYNSDFDSQNLMSDALTDHVIKIQLGEMSPEHTDNGNFQGNQRGSTSLINQPLVVNPMMYGFQ; encoded by the exons ATGCAAGGAAAAACCAACTCTGAGCAGCTTCCTCCTGGTTTTAGGTTCCACCCTACCGATGAGGAATTGATCATGTACTACCTTCGTAACCAAGCCACATCCAGGCCATGCCCTGCATCAATTATCCCAGAAGTTGATATTTACAAATTTGATCCTTGGCAATTACCTG AGAAAGCGGATTTTGGAGAAAATGAGTGGTACTTCTTCACCCCTCTCGACCGCAAGTACCCAAATGGAGTGAGGCCTAACAGAGCAACTGTGTCAGGGTACTGGAAGGCCACGGGCACAGACAAGGCCATCCATAGTGGCTCTAAATATGTTGGTGTCAAGAAAGCTCTTGTTTTTTACAAGGGCAGGCCACCTAAGGGTACTAAGACCGATTGGATTATGCAGGAGTATCGCTTAAATGATTCGAATAAGCCAGCCAGCAAGCAGAATGGATCCATGAGA CTAGTCCTGTGCAGAATTTACAGGAAGAGGCATGCAATAAGACATTTGGAGGAGAAAACAGAAAATCCAGTACATGCCCATTTGGACGTCACCCCAGATAATGATGCTAGAGAGCAACAGATGATGAAAATCTCAGGAACATGTTCTCTTTCTCGTCTGTTGGAAATGGAGTACCTGGGTTCAATTTCCCAACTCTTGAGTGGAGACACGTATAATTCAGATTTTGATTCCCAGAACCTCATGAGCGATGCTTTGACTGACCATGTTATAAAAATTCAGCTAGGAGAGATGTCTCCCGAGCACACAGATAATGGCAATTTTCAAGGAAACCAGCGGGGCAGCACTTCTTTAATTAATCAGCCCCTAGTTGTAAACCCAATGATGTACGGATTCCAGTGA
- the LOC7492926 gene encoding 2-hydroxy-palmitic acid dioxygenase mpo1: protein MGKYGLFDLEKHYAFYGAYHSNPINILIHMIFVWPIFFASSLILYFTPPLFNLPQVELSLFGSNDVVLFLNIGFFLVLIYALFYICLDPKAGSLAALFCGFCWVSSCFVASWLGFSLAWKVVLVAQIICWTGQFIGHGVFEKRAPALLDNLVQAFVMAPFFVLLEALQTSFGYEPYPGFHASVQAKIDAEIKEWKEKKLKLLS, encoded by the exons ATGGGGAAGTATGGATTGTTTGATCTAGAGAAGCACTATGCATTCTATGGTGCATACCATAGTAACCCAATAAACATATTGATTCACATGATATTTGTTTGGCCAATCTTTTTCGCCTCTAGTTTGATTCTTTATTTCACACCTCCTCTGTTTAATCTCCCTCAAGTCGAGTTATCTCTGTTTGGTAGTAATGATGTGGTTCTGTTTCTTAACATCGGgttctttcttgttttaatatatGCTTTGTTTTATATCTGTTTGGACCCAAAAGCTGGTTCCTTGGCTGCTTTGTTCTGTGGTTTCTGTTGGGTAAGTAGTTGTTTTGTGGCTAGCTGGCTTGGATTCTCTCTTGCTTGGAAG GTTGTCCTGGTGGCTCAAATAATTTGTTGGACTGGACAGTTCATTGGCCATGGGGTCTTTGAG AAACGAGCCCCTGCTCTTTTGGATAACCTTGTTCAAGCCTTTGTAATGGCTCCCTTCTTTGTGCTGCTGGAG GCTCTTCAAACCTCTTTTGGCTATGAACCATACCCAGGGTTTCATGCCAGTGTTCAAGCAAAGATTGATGCTGAAATAAAAGAGTGGAAAGAGAAGAAGCTGAAGTTGCTTAGTTAA
- the LOC7492927 gene encoding photosynthetic NDH subunit of lumenal location 2, chloroplastic translates to MSSFTANTPTLLHAQKNITIKPRNHQPKRSAPIIKASISPLESVTNRRKIVAFLSTSLALGQLHGTTTTAPPAALAEKWGTRSLLWEHFFQPDLSPEDAVARITQTAEGLHSMRDMLESMAWRYVMFYIRQKQAYLSKDLKNAFSTLPPSRREDYVKKANELVDNMDEFDSYVRTPRVYESYLYYEKTLKSIDDIVAILGEN, encoded by the exons ATGAGCAGTTTCACAGCTAACACCCCAACTCTCCTCCATGCCCAGAAGAACATCACCATTAAACCTCGAAATCATCAACCCAAACGCTCAGCTCCAATAATCAAAGCATCAATTTCACCCCTAGAAAGTGTGACCAACAGAAGGAAAATCGTAGCTTTTTTATCCACTTCACTAGCACTAGGCCAGCTACATGGCACCACAACCACCGCGCCACCAGCAGCACTAGCTGAGAAATGGGGCACACGTTCATTACTATGGGAGCATTTTTTTCAGCCTGACTTATCACCGGAAGATGCAGTTGCAAGAATTACCCAAACTGCCGAGGGCCTCCATAGTATGAGAGACATGCTAGAGAGCATGGCCTGGAGGTATGTCATGTTTTACATTAGGCAAAAACAAGCATATCTCTCCAAGGATCTGAAAAATGCTTTCTCTACGTTGCCTCCAAGTCGCCGGGAAGATTATGTTAAAAAGGCTAACGAGTTGGTTGATAATATGGACGAG TTTGATTCTTATGTTCGGACGCCGAGAGTATATGAATCGTACCTGTACTACGAGAAGACATTGAAATCAATAGACGATATTGTGGCAATATTAGGAGAGAACTAG